Proteins found in one Anopheles aquasalis chromosome 3, idAnoAquaMG_Q_19, whole genome shotgun sequence genomic segment:
- the LOC126578028 gene encoding transcription initiation factor TFIID subunit 4-like isoform X2 — protein sequence MASANFLEEALKSDVDESAVNAIVGTLENQLDVNTNLVQQVGSVGKPDAGDSAIAEVPNGATATPQQKPDLGGGLANGEIAVSNNNTITANNNAPAKPTIVTSANSPSTATVVARPSVALPKSGVPQQQQQRSNSVVIAGGGATRGGGNINIISQQIVVPPPPFNVPSSSQKQTLTTAGNSIVLSNHQLHQPSSNMPKNEPVKLVYPAGAQQTAAVLNMNNNRVTLTPSGLSNGTITMSQQPQLIQTANLVGKTTTTSSALQQQQQAGGGGVSGQPTPTLIIKNQQTNTVMNSGAPGIVTVSKPMNNQITLSALQGQQGSTLLLKNEQGQFQLLRIGPAPTGTQITPASLTPSSTNQTIRLQTVPATHASGTGTIIVSSQSGTTPQTSYISTQPTPVASVAPVPALAAQQNITITHTSASPATVLSTQQSQQQQQHGSTGSVAGQQTSQQQQQQPTVVVTTTPAVTQQRNSLDNTKEKCSKFLTNLIELSKREPTKVEQNVRTLIQELVDANVDPAEFCERLERLLNASPQPCLIGFLKKSLPLLRQSLVTKEITIEGINPPSAAVAFAGTALSSIPAQIRPVAPTIVSQGSMIGQTQIRMLTNQSGVTTLPRIGQTTIRPAAPIRIQTPLQQQSTVTAGGTTIVGQPRTSTLTTQQIRPNVTTIGHTTIVQTAGQQLPQTISTTPPALLPIRTPSGTSITRSGTTLQIRTTTPITSRTLTSIGGTTVTTTGKQILQSQSVNQIRGQTPVASVAAVAAAAAAAASGSSATQVKQVTAITGGGNVVVSLNQNPPPMQPVSALGGAAGSQGGTQAMPALTLTSAASAAGFGVSGGVVSGVKSATAASATIVLNSSSTVSSTAASASIGSGTAGATASGTALATPGLTTIKTITAKSQNLSGAAAASAKKKASASAASSAGADQDASKRAGASAQSQFYHHHAAMYGEDDINDVAAMGGVNLAEETQRILGSTEFVGTQIRSCKDEVFLHLPALQSRIRNIIARHGLEEPSNEVAVLISHACQERLKNVVEKLAIIAEHRIDIIKVDPRYEVTKDVRGQIKFLEELDKAEQKRHEEQEREMLMRAAKSRSKTEDPEQAKLKAKAKEMQRAEMEELRQRDANLTALQAIGPRKKPKLEEGSSTSATPGASGIGSLSGKAPTPLRPRIKRVNLRDMLFYMEQERESCRSQMLYKAYLK from the exons ATGGCGTCTGCCAACTTTTTAGAAGAAGCTCTGAAATCAGACGTCGATGAATCTGCGGTGAATGCGATCGTCGGAACGCTCGAAAACCAGCTGGATGTCAACACGAACCTAGTGCAACAAGTCGGGAGTGTTGGGAAACCGGACGCGGGTGATAGTGCAATAGCGGAGGTGCCAAATGGGGCCACGGCGACGCCTCAGCAGAAGCCCGATCTCGGCGGTGGCCTCGCGAATGGTGAAATAGCGGTATCGAACAACAATACTATcacggccaacaacaacgctcCGGCCAAACCCACGATAGTGACCAGTGCAAACAGCCCGTCGACGGCCACGGTTGTCGCCAGACCCTCCGTCGCGTTACCCAAAAGTGGTGtcccgcaacagcagcagcagcggagtaaTTCGGTGGTGATAGCGGGGGGAGGTGCGACTCGCGGAGGCGGCAACATCAACATAATCAGCCAGCAAATCGTGGTGCCTCCTCCGCCGTTTAACGTTCCTTCCAGCAGTCAGAAGCAAACCTTGACAACGGCGGGGAACAGCATCGTCCTTAGCAACCACCAGCTGCATCAGCCGTCTTCGAATATGCCAAAGAATGAGCCAGTGAAGTTGGTGTATCCCGCTGGTGCTCAACAAACGGCGGCAGTGCTCAATATGAACAACAATCGCGTTACGCTGACCCCGTCCGGGCTGTCGAAcggcacgatcacgatgtCCCAGCAGCCGCAGCTCATCCAGACGGCGAACCTCGTCGGCAAGACGACCACAACCTCCTCCGcacttcagcaacagcagcaggcaggaGGCGGCGGAGTTTCGGGACAGCCGACGCCAACGCTGATTATCAAaaaccagcaaaccaacaCCGTCATGAACTCCGGGGCGCCGGGCATCGTGACGGTTTCGAAGCCGATGAACAATCAG ATCACATTAAGTGCCCTTCAAGGACAGCAAGGCTCGACGTTACTGCTAAAGAATGAGCAGGGTCAGTTCCAGTTGCTCCGGATTGGACCGGCCCCGACCGGAACCCAAATCACGCCCGCCAGTCTGACGCCGTCGTCTACGAACCAAACGATACGATTGCAAACCGTACCAGCT ACCCATGCGTCCGGCACGGGAACGATCATTGTGAGTTCCCAATCAGGTACGACACCGCAGACCAGCTATATCTCAACACAACCGACGCCGGTCGCCTCGGTAGCACCGGTGCCGGCACTAGCTGCCCAGCAGAATATCACCATCACGCATACATCAgcgtcaccagcaacagtgttGAGCACACAACAatcccaacaacagcaacaacatggATCAACGGGGAGTGTCGCCGGCCAGCAGACgtcccagcagcaacaacagcaaccgacgGTCGTGGTTACAACAACACCGGCCGTCACCCAGCAGCGGAACTCCTTAGATAATACCAAAGAAAAGTGTAGCAAGTTTCTGACGAATCTAATCGAGCTGTCGAAACGTGAACCGACCAAGGTGGAACAGAATGTGCGTACGCTGATACAGGAGCTGGTGGATGCAAATGTGGATCCGGCGGAATTTTGTGAACGCCTCGAGCGGTTACTCAACGCCAGTCCGCAACCatgtttgattggttttttaaAG AAAAGTCTACCACTGCTTCGGCAATCGCTAGTAACTAAAGAGATAACCATCGAAGGTATCAACCCACCATCTGCCGCAGTTGCTTTCGCCGGTACCGCCTTATCCTCCATTCCC GCCCAAATTCGTCCTGTTGCACCGACGATTGTTTCGCAAGGCAGTATGATCGGACAAACGCAGATCCGCATGTTAACCAACCAGTCCGGCGTGACCACACTGCCACGGATCGGCCAGACCACAATCCGGCCAGCGGCTCCGATCCGAATACAAACACCATTGCAGCAACAGTCGACGGTAACGGCTGGCGGGACGACCATTGTAGGGCAACCGCGTACCAGCACGCTCACGACGCAACAGATACGACCAAACGTGACAACGATCGGCCACACGACGATCGTGCAGACGGCGGGTCAGCAGCTTCCGCAAACCATTTCGACCACACCTCCCGCTCTGCTACCG ATTCGCACTCCTTCCGGTACATCGATAACGCGAAGCGGCACCACGCTTCAGATCCGCACCACGACACCCATCACGTCGCGCACGTTAACGTCGATCGGTGGGACGACGGTGACTACGACGGGCAAACAGATCCTCCAGTCGCAATCAGTCAATCAGATCCGTGGCCAGACGCCGGTCGCTTCGGTAGCGGCcgtggctgcagcagctgcggccgctgcctcGGGATCTTCGGCAACGCAGGTTAAGCAAGTGACAGCAATTACCGGCGGTGGGAATGTAGTGGTCAGTTTGAACCAGAATCCGCCCCCGATGCAGCCGGTATCCGCCCTCGGTGGTGCGGCGGGTAGTCAAGGAGGGACGCAAGCCATGCCCGCCCTCACACTAACGTCCGCTGCCAGTGCCGCCGGGTTCGGTGTGAGTGGTGGCGTTGTCTCGGGCGTCAAGTCCGCCACCGCTGCATCGGCGACGATCGTTCTTAACTCCTCATCCACAGTCTCGAGCACGGCAGCGTCAGCTTCGATCGGTAGTGGTACGGCAGGGGCTACTGCTAGCGGGACAGCACTAGCAACGCCCGGCCTTACGACTATTAAAACTATTACCGCTAAATCGCAGAACCTCTCGGGAGCAGCGGCGGCAAGtgccaagaagaaggcaagTGCGTCGGCGGCATCGAGCGCTGGAGCGGATCAGGATGCGAGCAAGCGAGCCGGTGCGTCGGCCCAGTCTCAGTtctaccatcatcatgcagcgATGTACGGTGAAGACGATATCAACGATGTGGCCGCCATGGGTGGCGTCAATCTGGCGGAGGAAACGCAGCGCATTTTAGGTTCGACCGAGTTCGTGGGAACGCAGATTCGATCGTGCAAGGACGAGGTGTTTCTCCATCTACCAGCGCTGCAGTCACGCATCCGGAACATCATTGCCCGCCATGGACTGGAGGAACCGAGCAATGAGGTCGCAGTACTGATATCGCACGCCTGCCAGGAGCGTCTGAAGAACGTTGTTGAGAAGCTAGCGATCATTGCCGAGCATCGGATAGATATTATCAAG GTTGATCCACGCTATGAGGTGACGAAGGATGTGCGAGGACAGATCAAATTTCTGGAAGAACTAGATAAAGCGGAACAAAAGCGGCATGAGGAGCAAGAGCGCGAGATGTTGATGCGTGCCGCCAAATCTCGCTCTAAAACCGAAGATCCGGAACAGGCAAAATTGAAGGCTAAG GCAAAGGAAATGCAAAGAGCCGAGATGGAGGAGCTACGGCAACGGGACGCTAATCTGACCGCACTTCAAGCCATTGGACCgcggaagaaaccgaagcTCGAGGAAGGTTCTTCCACATCCGCCACT CCCGGTGCGTCCGGTATTGGGTCTTTAAGCGGGAAGGCGCCGACTCCGCTGCGTCCTCGAATCAAGCGGGTCAATCTGCGTGATATGCTGTTCTACATGGAACAGGAACGGGAAAGCTGTAGGAGTCAGATGCTTTACAAAGCCTACCTCAAGTGA
- the LOC126578028 gene encoding transcription initiation factor TFIID subunit 4-like isoform X4 has protein sequence MASANFLEEALKSDVDESAVNAIVGTLENQLDVNTNLVQQVGSVGKPDAGDSAIAEVPNGATATPQQKPDLGGGLANGEIAVSNNNTITANNNAPAKPTIVTSANSPSTATVVARPSVALPKSGVPQQQQQRSNSVVIAGGGATRGGGNINIISQQIVVPPPPFNVPSSSQKQTLTTAGNSIVLSNHQLHQPSSNMPKNEPVKLVYPAGAQQTAAVLNMNNNRVTLTPSGLSNGTITMSQQPQLIQTANLVGKTTTTSSALQQQQQAGGGGVSGQPTPTLIIKNQQTNTVMNSGAPGIVTVSKPMNNQITLSALQGQQGSTLLLKNEQGQFQLLRIGPAPTGTQITPASLTPSSTNQTIRLQTVPAVSRFTGPPLALRNTTVTSTQQVKQKQNTHASGTGTIIVSSQSGTTPQTSYISTQPTPVASVAPVPALAAQQNITITHTSASPATVLSTQQSQQQQQHGSTGSVAGQQTSQQQQQQPTVVVTTTPAVTQQRNSLDNTKEKCSKFLTNLIELSKREPTKVEQNVRTLIQELVDANVDPAEFCERLERLLNASPQPCLIGFLKKSLPLLRQSLVTKEITIEGINPPSAAVAFAGTALSSIPAQIRPVAPTIVSQGSMIGQTQIRMLTNQSGVTTLPRIGQTTIRPAAPIRIQTPLQQQSTVTAGGTTIVGQPRTSTLTTQQIRPNVTTIGHTTIVQTAGQQLPQTISTTPPALLPNLSGAAAASAKKKASASAASSAGADQDASKRAGASAQSQFYHHHAAMYGEDDINDVAAMGGVNLAEETQRILGSTEFVGTQIRSCKDEVFLHLPALQSRIRNIIARHGLEEPSNEVAVLISHACQERLKNVVEKLAIIAEHRIDIIKVDPRYEVTKDVRGQIKFLEELDKAEQKRHEEQEREMLMRAAKSRSKTEDPEQAKLKAKAKEMQRAEMEELRQRDANLTALQAIGPRKKPKLEEGSSTSATPGASGIGSLSGKAPTPLRPRIKRVNLRDMLFYMEQERESCRSQMLYKAYLK, from the exons ATGGCGTCTGCCAACTTTTTAGAAGAAGCTCTGAAATCAGACGTCGATGAATCTGCGGTGAATGCGATCGTCGGAACGCTCGAAAACCAGCTGGATGTCAACACGAACCTAGTGCAACAAGTCGGGAGTGTTGGGAAACCGGACGCGGGTGATAGTGCAATAGCGGAGGTGCCAAATGGGGCCACGGCGACGCCTCAGCAGAAGCCCGATCTCGGCGGTGGCCTCGCGAATGGTGAAATAGCGGTATCGAACAACAATACTATcacggccaacaacaacgctcCGGCCAAACCCACGATAGTGACCAGTGCAAACAGCCCGTCGACGGCCACGGTTGTCGCCAGACCCTCCGTCGCGTTACCCAAAAGTGGTGtcccgcaacagcagcagcagcggagtaaTTCGGTGGTGATAGCGGGGGGAGGTGCGACTCGCGGAGGCGGCAACATCAACATAATCAGCCAGCAAATCGTGGTGCCTCCTCCGCCGTTTAACGTTCCTTCCAGCAGTCAGAAGCAAACCTTGACAACGGCGGGGAACAGCATCGTCCTTAGCAACCACCAGCTGCATCAGCCGTCTTCGAATATGCCAAAGAATGAGCCAGTGAAGTTGGTGTATCCCGCTGGTGCTCAACAAACGGCGGCAGTGCTCAATATGAACAACAATCGCGTTACGCTGACCCCGTCCGGGCTGTCGAAcggcacgatcacgatgtCCCAGCAGCCGCAGCTCATCCAGACGGCGAACCTCGTCGGCAAGACGACCACAACCTCCTCCGcacttcagcaacagcagcaggcaggaGGCGGCGGAGTTTCGGGACAGCCGACGCCAACGCTGATTATCAAaaaccagcaaaccaacaCCGTCATGAACTCCGGGGCGCCGGGCATCGTGACGGTTTCGAAGCCGATGAACAATCAG ATCACATTAAGTGCCCTTCAAGGACAGCAAGGCTCGACGTTACTGCTAAAGAATGAGCAGGGTCAGTTCCAGTTGCTCCGGATTGGACCGGCCCCGACCGGAACCCAAATCACGCCCGCCAGTCTGACGCCGTCGTCTACGAACCAAACGATACGATTGCAAACCGTACCAGCTGTAAGTAGGTTTACCGGTCCACCATTAGCCCTCCGAAACACCACTGTCACCAGTACGCAACAGgtgaaacagaagcaaaat ACCCATGCGTCCGGCACGGGAACGATCATTGTGAGTTCCCAATCAGGTACGACACCGCAGACCAGCTATATCTCAACACAACCGACGCCGGTCGCCTCGGTAGCACCGGTGCCGGCACTAGCTGCCCAGCAGAATATCACCATCACGCATACATCAgcgtcaccagcaacagtgttGAGCACACAACAatcccaacaacagcaacaacatggATCAACGGGGAGTGTCGCCGGCCAGCAGACgtcccagcagcaacaacagcaaccgacgGTCGTGGTTACAACAACACCGGCCGTCACCCAGCAGCGGAACTCCTTAGATAATACCAAAGAAAAGTGTAGCAAGTTTCTGACGAATCTAATCGAGCTGTCGAAACGTGAACCGACCAAGGTGGAACAGAATGTGCGTACGCTGATACAGGAGCTGGTGGATGCAAATGTGGATCCGGCGGAATTTTGTGAACGCCTCGAGCGGTTACTCAACGCCAGTCCGCAACCatgtttgattggttttttaaAG AAAAGTCTACCACTGCTTCGGCAATCGCTAGTAACTAAAGAGATAACCATCGAAGGTATCAACCCACCATCTGCCGCAGTTGCTTTCGCCGGTACCGCCTTATCCTCCATTCCC GCCCAAATTCGTCCTGTTGCACCGACGATTGTTTCGCAAGGCAGTATGATCGGACAAACGCAGATCCGCATGTTAACCAACCAGTCCGGCGTGACCACACTGCCACGGATCGGCCAGACCACAATCCGGCCAGCGGCTCCGATCCGAATACAAACACCATTGCAGCAACAGTCGACGGTAACGGCTGGCGGGACGACCATTGTAGGGCAACCGCGTACCAGCACGCTCACGACGCAACAGATACGACCAAACGTGACAACGATCGGCCACACGACGATCGTGCAGACGGCGGGTCAGCAGCTTCCGCAAACCATTTCGACCACACCTCCCGCTCTGCTACCG AACCTCTCGGGAGCAGCGGCGGCAAGtgccaagaagaaggcaagTGCGTCGGCGGCATCGAGCGCTGGAGCGGATCAGGATGCGAGCAAGCGAGCCGGTGCGTCGGCCCAGTCTCAGTtctaccatcatcatgcagcgATGTACGGTGAAGACGATATCAACGATGTGGCCGCCATGGGTGGCGTCAATCTGGCGGAGGAAACGCAGCGCATTTTAGGTTCGACCGAGTTCGTGGGAACGCAGATTCGATCGTGCAAGGACGAGGTGTTTCTCCATCTACCAGCGCTGCAGTCACGCATCCGGAACATCATTGCCCGCCATGGACTGGAGGAACCGAGCAATGAGGTCGCAGTACTGATATCGCACGCCTGCCAGGAGCGTCTGAAGAACGTTGTTGAGAAGCTAGCGATCATTGCCGAGCATCGGATAGATATTATCAAG GTTGATCCACGCTATGAGGTGACGAAGGATGTGCGAGGACAGATCAAATTTCTGGAAGAACTAGATAAAGCGGAACAAAAGCGGCATGAGGAGCAAGAGCGCGAGATGTTGATGCGTGCCGCCAAATCTCGCTCTAAAACCGAAGATCCGGAACAGGCAAAATTGAAGGCTAAG GCAAAGGAAATGCAAAGAGCCGAGATGGAGGAGCTACGGCAACGGGACGCTAATCTGACCGCACTTCAAGCCATTGGACCgcggaagaaaccgaagcTCGAGGAAGGTTCTTCCACATCCGCCACT CCCGGTGCGTCCGGTATTGGGTCTTTAAGCGGGAAGGCGCCGACTCCGCTGCGTCCTCGAATCAAGCGGGTCAATCTGCGTGATATGCTGTTCTACATGGAACAGGAACGGGAAAGCTGTAGGAGTCAGATGCTTTACAAAGCCTACCTCAAGTGA
- the LOC126578028 gene encoding transcription initiation factor TFIID subunit 4-like isoform X3, protein MASANFLEEALKSDVDESAVNAIVGTLENQLDVNTNLVQQVGSVGKPDAGDSAIAEVPNGATATPQQKPDLGGGLANGEIAVSNNNTITANNNAPAKPTIVTSANSPSTATVVARPSVALPKSGVPQQQQQRSNSVVIAGGGATRGGGNINIISQQIVVPPPPFNVPSSSQKQTLTTAGNSIVLSNHQLHQPSSNMPKNEPVKLVYPAGAQQTAAVLNMNNNRVTLTPSGLSNGTITMSQQPQLIQTANLVGKTTTTSSALQQQQQAGGGGVSGQPTPTLIIKNQQTNTVMNSGAPGIVTVSKPMNNQITLSALQGQQGSTLLLKNEQGQFQLLRIGPAPTGTQITPASLTPSSTNQTIRLQTVPAVSRFTGPPLALRNTTVTSTQQVKQKQNTHASGTGTIIVSSQSGTTPQTSYISTQPTPVASVAPVPALAAQQNITITHTSASPATVLSTQQSQQQQQHGSTGSVAGQQTSQQQQQQPTVVVTTTPAVTQQRNSLDNTKEKCSKFLTNLIELSKREPTKVEQNVRTLIQELVDANVDPAEFCERLERLLNASPQPCLIGFLKKSLPLLRQSLVTKEITIEGINPPSAAVAFAGTALSSIPAQIRPVAPTIVSQGSMIGQTQIRMLTNQSGVTTLPRIGQTTIRPAAPIRIQTPLQQQSTVTAGGTTIVGQPRTSTLTTQQIRPNVTTIGHTTIVQTAGQQLPQTISTTPPALLPVSGNAKFNASAQQQNLSGAAAASAKKKASASAASSAGADQDASKRAGASAQSQFYHHHAAMYGEDDINDVAAMGGVNLAEETQRILGSTEFVGTQIRSCKDEVFLHLPALQSRIRNIIARHGLEEPSNEVAVLISHACQERLKNVVEKLAIIAEHRIDIIKVDPRYEVTKDVRGQIKFLEELDKAEQKRHEEQEREMLMRAAKSRSKTEDPEQAKLKAKAKEMQRAEMEELRQRDANLTALQAIGPRKKPKLEEGSSTSATPGASGIGSLSGKAPTPLRPRIKRVNLRDMLFYMEQERESCRSQMLYKAYLK, encoded by the exons ATGGCGTCTGCCAACTTTTTAGAAGAAGCTCTGAAATCAGACGTCGATGAATCTGCGGTGAATGCGATCGTCGGAACGCTCGAAAACCAGCTGGATGTCAACACGAACCTAGTGCAACAAGTCGGGAGTGTTGGGAAACCGGACGCGGGTGATAGTGCAATAGCGGAGGTGCCAAATGGGGCCACGGCGACGCCTCAGCAGAAGCCCGATCTCGGCGGTGGCCTCGCGAATGGTGAAATAGCGGTATCGAACAACAATACTATcacggccaacaacaacgctcCGGCCAAACCCACGATAGTGACCAGTGCAAACAGCCCGTCGACGGCCACGGTTGTCGCCAGACCCTCCGTCGCGTTACCCAAAAGTGGTGtcccgcaacagcagcagcagcggagtaaTTCGGTGGTGATAGCGGGGGGAGGTGCGACTCGCGGAGGCGGCAACATCAACATAATCAGCCAGCAAATCGTGGTGCCTCCTCCGCCGTTTAACGTTCCTTCCAGCAGTCAGAAGCAAACCTTGACAACGGCGGGGAACAGCATCGTCCTTAGCAACCACCAGCTGCATCAGCCGTCTTCGAATATGCCAAAGAATGAGCCAGTGAAGTTGGTGTATCCCGCTGGTGCTCAACAAACGGCGGCAGTGCTCAATATGAACAACAATCGCGTTACGCTGACCCCGTCCGGGCTGTCGAAcggcacgatcacgatgtCCCAGCAGCCGCAGCTCATCCAGACGGCGAACCTCGTCGGCAAGACGACCACAACCTCCTCCGcacttcagcaacagcagcaggcaggaGGCGGCGGAGTTTCGGGACAGCCGACGCCAACGCTGATTATCAAaaaccagcaaaccaacaCCGTCATGAACTCCGGGGCGCCGGGCATCGTGACGGTTTCGAAGCCGATGAACAATCAG ATCACATTAAGTGCCCTTCAAGGACAGCAAGGCTCGACGTTACTGCTAAAGAATGAGCAGGGTCAGTTCCAGTTGCTCCGGATTGGACCGGCCCCGACCGGAACCCAAATCACGCCCGCCAGTCTGACGCCGTCGTCTACGAACCAAACGATACGATTGCAAACCGTACCAGCTGTAAGTAGGTTTACCGGTCCACCATTAGCCCTCCGAAACACCACTGTCACCAGTACGCAACAGgtgaaacagaagcaaaat ACCCATGCGTCCGGCACGGGAACGATCATTGTGAGTTCCCAATCAGGTACGACACCGCAGACCAGCTATATCTCAACACAACCGACGCCGGTCGCCTCGGTAGCACCGGTGCCGGCACTAGCTGCCCAGCAGAATATCACCATCACGCATACATCAgcgtcaccagcaacagtgttGAGCACACAACAatcccaacaacagcaacaacatggATCAACGGGGAGTGTCGCCGGCCAGCAGACgtcccagcagcaacaacagcaaccgacgGTCGTGGTTACAACAACACCGGCCGTCACCCAGCAGCGGAACTCCTTAGATAATACCAAAGAAAAGTGTAGCAAGTTTCTGACGAATCTAATCGAGCTGTCGAAACGTGAACCGACCAAGGTGGAACAGAATGTGCGTACGCTGATACAGGAGCTGGTGGATGCAAATGTGGATCCGGCGGAATTTTGTGAACGCCTCGAGCGGTTACTCAACGCCAGTCCGCAACCatgtttgattggttttttaaAG AAAAGTCTACCACTGCTTCGGCAATCGCTAGTAACTAAAGAGATAACCATCGAAGGTATCAACCCACCATCTGCCGCAGTTGCTTTCGCCGGTACCGCCTTATCCTCCATTCCC GCCCAAATTCGTCCTGTTGCACCGACGATTGTTTCGCAAGGCAGTATGATCGGACAAACGCAGATCCGCATGTTAACCAACCAGTCCGGCGTGACCACACTGCCACGGATCGGCCAGACCACAATCCGGCCAGCGGCTCCGATCCGAATACAAACACCATTGCAGCAACAGTCGACGGTAACGGCTGGCGGGACGACCATTGTAGGGCAACCGCGTACCAGCACGCTCACGACGCAACAGATACGACCAAACGTGACAACGATCGGCCACACGACGATCGTGCAGACGGCGGGTCAGCAGCTTCCGCAAACCATTTCGACCACACCTCCCGCTCTGCTACCGGTGAGTGGGAATGCTAAGTTCAATGCCTCCGCTCAGCAGCAG AACCTCTCGGGAGCAGCGGCGGCAAGtgccaagaagaaggcaagTGCGTCGGCGGCATCGAGCGCTGGAGCGGATCAGGATGCGAGCAAGCGAGCCGGTGCGTCGGCCCAGTCTCAGTtctaccatcatcatgcagcgATGTACGGTGAAGACGATATCAACGATGTGGCCGCCATGGGTGGCGTCAATCTGGCGGAGGAAACGCAGCGCATTTTAGGTTCGACCGAGTTCGTGGGAACGCAGATTCGATCGTGCAAGGACGAGGTGTTTCTCCATCTACCAGCGCTGCAGTCACGCATCCGGAACATCATTGCCCGCCATGGACTGGAGGAACCGAGCAATGAGGTCGCAGTACTGATATCGCACGCCTGCCAGGAGCGTCTGAAGAACGTTGTTGAGAAGCTAGCGATCATTGCCGAGCATCGGATAGATATTATCAAG GTTGATCCACGCTATGAGGTGACGAAGGATGTGCGAGGACAGATCAAATTTCTGGAAGAACTAGATAAAGCGGAACAAAAGCGGCATGAGGAGCAAGAGCGCGAGATGTTGATGCGTGCCGCCAAATCTCGCTCTAAAACCGAAGATCCGGAACAGGCAAAATTGAAGGCTAAG GCAAAGGAAATGCAAAGAGCCGAGATGGAGGAGCTACGGCAACGGGACGCTAATCTGACCGCACTTCAAGCCATTGGACCgcggaagaaaccgaagcTCGAGGAAGGTTCTTCCACATCCGCCACT CCCGGTGCGTCCGGTATTGGGTCTTTAAGCGGGAAGGCGCCGACTCCGCTGCGTCCTCGAATCAAGCGGGTCAATCTGCGTGATATGCTGTTCTACATGGAACAGGAACGGGAAAGCTGTAGGAGTCAGATGCTTTACAAAGCCTACCTCAAGTGA